Below is a window of Cygnus atratus isolate AKBS03 ecotype Queensland, Australia chromosome 3, CAtr_DNAZoo_HiC_assembly, whole genome shotgun sequence DNA.
GCAGCTGACTGCGTGATGGCAGCGATCATCTGTTCTTTCCAGCTGCCATCTCTAAAGGTGTGACCCACCTCTGAAGCCCTTGGCCACTCACAGAGCTCCTGTTAGGCACTGGCAGACAGTGGCTGCCTCGTGCAAGTCAGAGATGGGCAGGTGGCAGCCGGACCTCCAAGTGCAGAAGAGTGCTGGTGGTGTGACAGCGCAGGGTTTCTGAGGGAACTGGGAACGTTGCTCTGTGTCCTACGCACATTGGGGTACTAAGCATGCTCCAGTCCCTGGAAGGTAGCTCAGCACTTGCTAATTATTGTGTTTGTCATCTTGTAGCTGTAACCTGAGTTCCTTTAATCCTTGGAATATCACTTCATCAGACAGCATCACCATCAACTTGCATGGAAATCCCCTGCTGTGTGACTGCAggctctcctggctgctctccAAGCCCAAGGAAGTTGTGCTGCAAAGGTGAGTGAGTTCAAGGAGATAAAGTAAAGCTCTTCTGACATAACTCAAATCTGCAAGTTATTTGGGGACCAAACAGTCACCACGATCCAAATTTTTCAGACTCCTTGTGTGTTCTTCCCTTCCACTAGaggtaaaaatgcaaaataaagtcTTCTTTAGGGGTAAATACCACGGCTGAACTATACTTGAAAGTACATAAATGTGATGGGCATATGTAGAAAAGTAAAGTGGTATTAGCTGTGGATTCTACTTCAGGGTGGGAATagtttatttgctctttttgtccatattttctgtactaaagagataaaaataagcTAGCTAGGTGGCCTTGGTGGGCCAGCACTGGGAGCAGAACCAGAAGACGTTGCAAGCAGTTTCGCTTATTATTTCCTGCTTGCCCTCGTATTCCCAGAGCCTCAATCAGCACAGGCAGCGCACAAAGCCCCCTGCAAACAGCACCATTTGTCCCCGGTTGTTTCCACATTCTCCAACAGAATGACCGCAGTAAGCTGCAGTTACTTTGCATATGTAGGATCTCTCTTCCTTGGGAAGGGCCACCAAGAAGTTTTGTCACCCGTGGTGAAGAAAGCAGGGAGGTAGGTTGTTAAAATCAGATCGCCTCTCATCAGGACAGCCTTAGCATTTGCGTTCTTCACAAAAAGCTGCAGTGTctgagcaaagaaagaaatcgAGCTCCGTCACTTAAAAGCACACCCAGTGTTAGCACAGCTCCCGCTGCCTGAGCCAGCTGGCCTTAAGGATCTTGAGGACCCCGTTACAACCCTCTGCAGGCAGTCCCCTCTTAGTGAGGCATTAAAGTCTGACTAAAGCCAGTCAGCTGCGTTCACAGTGCTGTGGAAAGCCATCTGCCAAGCACAGGACTATTGTCAGTACAACCTAGCCTTGCTCTAAGTTTCATGTCTTCTTTAATGTAAAGACTGGTTTTGGACAGCAGGTTGCCAACGACCATCCAAAAGGCTGACAGGGACCTGTAAGGTTCGTGCTGAATTTCTCTGTTCTAACTTGttccctctgcagggcttcGGACACTTTTTGCAATGTGTCCCAGGAAAATTGGGACAGACCCTCCACAATTTTTACACTGCAAGAGCTCTACGATGAATGCCAGTCTGAGAGAAACGTCACGCTGCCCGATTCAAACACACCCTCCACCGAAGACGAAGCTTTCAGCTTTGCCAGCTACACCAGCACGGCCGCAGTAACGACAGGCTCTGCTCTGCTAACCAAAGACACTCACACCAGCTCCCTAACTCACAGGAATGCACTGAGCACAACCGCAGCCAACCCAGCCGAGCTGCTGCTCAAAAAAGCCAGCAATTCCTCCCGGAAGGACGAGGAAGTTTCTGAAGCCATGAGCCATCCCCCTTCCCTCACGCCAGCAACCACCTCCCCCGGTTTTCTCAGAGAGCTCCACAGCCGGGCCCCGGATCGCAGCACCATGAGTCACACTCAAACAGATCAGCCTCAGAGGGAGCTCAGAAAAACTCAGGAGGCGTTTCCCCAGCAAGGCCCATTCAGCCAGCCCACCAGTGATTATTCTTCTACAGCAAGGGAGGATCCAGATGCCGCTGACCATTACATTCACTCCTTTGCTGTGGAAAGAACCCCGCAGACAGAGCTGCGCCGGCTGAACTCCACACGGTCCGGCACTCACTCGGCATCAGCATCCACCAGGTCGCTGATACACTACGTGGACGACTACGAGTATGAGGAGCAGACAACAGAACCCCCCATGCAACAGGTATACACCTCGTGCGACTACAATCCTTGCAGGCACCTTCAGAGACCGTGCAGCGAACTTCAGAGCGTATCCCAATGTTTGTGCCCTGGCATGTCAAGGGAGGATGAAATCCCGGACCCTCCGAGGCTCAGAGAGGTGTCTGAAGTCACAGACAGCTCTGCACAGGTACACTGGTGCGCTCCAAATTCAGTTGTTCGTACCTATCAGCTGATGCTTCACGACCAAGGCAACGAGGAGAGACGGCTCGTCCTGGACAATATTTATGCCACAGCAAGACAGTACACCCTGTATAACCTGCGACCGTACACCACTTACCACATCTGTGTGACTGCTTCGAACAAAGCAGGGTCAAGCCAGGTGACAAGTCAGGGAACTGCAGGTAACTCGTGCACCAGATTTCAAACGAAGCTCAGCTACAAGTCTGTCTTTGCTGCTCTGTCTGCAGCAAGCGGACTCTTTCTCATTTCCACAatcattttgtctgtttgtctGTGCAAGGCACATAAAAAGCCTCACAGTGAGCAATACGGTACACACTTAGTCTCTTACAAGAACCCAGCGTTTGATTACCCCTTAAAACTACAGACCACGAGTTAGCTCAAGGTGATTGCTCTCCACCGAAGTTCACTGCCTCTATCACTCTGGTACATTTTCCTGAGATCCTCAAAATGTCCTTCAGCAAAACTAGGGAACACCAGACTTCATAGCCCCTGTGCTTCCAAAggaggaacaaaaacaaaagaatttagCAAAAAAAAGAGCCTGTGGGTTCTTGTTCATGTGCtaagcagcagcaaacctgGACACTACCCCTGAAGTTACTTTTATAATCACCTACAAACACACCAGCACACACTTCACGCAGTGAGACGTTGCCTTGCCAGCTGTCACAGATACAGCCCAAGCAAAGCAAGAATCTGTAACACATCTCACCAAGCAAGACAGATACTGCTTTTATTCACATCAGTGAAGTTGAATTTACCATTTCTCCTAACGTAAGTACATAGGTATTATTCAAGAAGAGAACATTCCTGGAAGGAACGTGAGAAAGATCTCCTCAGGCTCGGTAGCAAGGTGCTGTGCACATCCAGCTCCAGCAAACAGCTCTGgtgcctgcagctcctcagctctAACTCGGataagggaaagaaatgcaaaaattaattgCAAAGGGGAAGAATGAGACACTGCAGGATGATTAAGGCAGGACAATCCTTTCGTTCTGCCTTTACATGCTGTCTTCCACAACCGAGGCTCCGGAGAGCTGCCACAACCCTGAGCCCAGGCAGCGAGCAGGCGGTGAGGAGTTTGCGATGCTGCAGTGCCCCCAAAGCGAGGGGAGCACATCAGCACTTGcttcaaaactgattttcaacACGAGATTATTGCTCGATTCCATCTGCACATTTAGCAGGCTGACGATTTACCTCACACAGAGGCAAAGAGCCAAGTAACGAAACCATTTCGGGCACGTGTTGCTGagacttgaaaaatgaaatcccATCCACTAGCAACAGCAGATATTCatgcagacatttttttttaagtgtactTACAGGTACTAACCTCTGCTACAAGAATAGCAACAGATGCTGAGAATTCAGCAGCTTTGAgatcttttcatttaaaaaaataaaaaaaaaataatccaagagCTGTTTTTGTAAGACAAGGTGTTTGTCCTGATCAAATATTTCTAACAGTCAGTGTTCAGAGACCCGTAGGTTTCTGTCCCAGGAGCCGCatgtttgtgctgctgtgtaGATACCATATGTAAAATCCCCCGATTTCAGAGAACAAAGGCTGCTGTACAGTGCAAAAGAGTCTCTGTCCTATCCATAGGTTTTTAATGCTCCCTGtattaatggaaataaaagctaCAGACCGGTTCTTTGTTAACGATCTAGATCTCTGAGCTGTGTTTACTATCTACAGTGCTTAGCCCAAGGAACAAATTCAAACATTTTGCTGTCTTGGAGCCTTTAGGCATGTAGTAGAGGGACATTTTTATTGGGATCAATTTGTGTATCTGATGTCATCAGAGTTTTCATTCTGTATGTGCCGTATGAAGCGGGCTGTGACATCCTCACTTCTAAGGGCCTGCAACCCTTTTGTGCAAATGTATCCTTTCCCAGCACCAGCGCAGGAAAGGACAGCAGTTAGGAGAGATGCTCCCTGCAATTCCCTGCCGTGCCCGTCCTCAGCTCCTGAGCTTGGCTGGGCCCCGTGGCTCAGCTTCCCGAAGAATTGAATTGCAGATGAAGGAAGCAGGATGGTATCGGCTCTCCCATTGCAAATCTCTTCTATTTTCCTACTCTAGTAGTTCATAACTTTCTTTGTTTGGGTGTAGTTTCTCATATTcatttcaggtgtttttttttcccctactgtCTGGAAGGCCTTGTAAACAGGAGCAGATGATACTTTACTTTCATTCCAAGTAAGCAAGAACCTTTGACTCACATTATTCCAAAGTGGGGCAGGGATCACATACTCCCCTGTTTGGAAAACAGAGCTCGAAAAGACCTTGACTGGGGTCTTTGGTATtaccagaaacagaaataaagtggAGCAAAATCAGAGATTTGTGAATAGCTACATATATATTCTTGAAGATTAGCTCTCGAGGGGAAGAGCAAAAAGACACTGCAGCTGGAAATAAAGCAGATTGTTCCAGTTTAGCTGTTAGCCCAAAGCAACAGGGTGCATTTAAAGTCAGAATTTTGTGTCTTAACTAGCCTTTATTGTGTTACAAAGCATAATCACTGCAACGCCTACCACGAAGCTCACCAGAAGATCCCCATGTAACAGGATTTGACTGCACTCAGTGGCAAGGGGATGCTCCGACCCCACAGCTACCCAAAAGCCTAACAGCTTGGGTGGGATGAAGGATGCAGCAGAAGCTGTCACTGCAGCACCGTCCCCTCTGAAGATGGCCGGGGAGCcactgcagccaggagggctggCGCTGAGCCCCACCACGTGCCACCACATGCCTTGCGCTGAGACGTGGGAGCACTCACAAGCTCCTCATGTGGTTGTAACCAAGCCCAAGTCACGTCTTGTCACAGCTGCTCCCCCGAG
It encodes the following:
- the LRRN4 gene encoding leucine-rich repeat neuronal protein 4 yields the protein MLSLLLTLSLLVRSTASGPASRAEPVASRDVTTFFQLAQEDSWENVNLTSMSCEDQKNRTWITLQLTSSTLTTFPACLPEALETLDLSNNLLEEVNSTEIASLPRLRILSLRQNLLRVVRWGPDALGSLLFLDLSFNKLSSVPLCHASFLPSLRWLSLAGNPLTEIQPLAFSCYPQLQFLNLSTTLLGQDNRRGIRESAFAISTSPSEATNRTGNTINVLDLSGTFLEKIQPEWAKDMPNLRALHLTKMSRLRSLDTDLRSMPHLRELNCDDSHSLGFVRTEMFESTPHLSHLSFQNCNLSSFNPWNITSSDSITINLHGNPLLCDCRLSWLLSKPKEVVLQRASDTFCNVSQENWDRPSTIFTLQELYDECQSERNVTLPDSNTPSTEDEAFSFASYTSTAAVTTGSALLTKDTHTSSLTHRNALSTTAANPAELLLKKASNSSRKDEEVSEAMSHPPSLTPATTSPGFLRELHSRAPDRSTMSHTQTDQPQRELRKTQEAFPQQGPFSQPTSDYSSTAREDPDAADHYIHSFAVERTPQTELRRLNSTRSGTHSASASTRSLIHYVDDYEYEEQTTEPPMQQVYTSCDYNPCRHLQRPCSELQSVSQCLCPGMSREDEIPDPPRLREVSEVTDSSAQVHWCAPNSVVRTYQLMLHDQGNEERRLVLDNIYATARQYTLYNLRPYTTYHICVTASNKAGSSQVTSQGTAGNSCTRFQTKLSYKSVFAALSAASGLFLISTIILSVCLCKAHKKPHSEQYGTHLVSYKNPAFDYPLKLQTTS